Within the Tenrec ecaudatus isolate mTenEca1 chromosome 7, mTenEca1.hap1, whole genome shotgun sequence genome, the region CTTGAGCCTGGCACtgatttcttctttctcccacaggctcCTGGCCTTGGCTGCCACAGAGGTGCAGGGCTGGTGGCATCAAGTGACCAGGTGGATGTACCCCCAAGAGAATTCCTTTCAACCCTTGCAGTTCCTACTGCTGGTGGGGGTCCCAGTGGCAAGTGTCCTCCTCCTGGCCCAGTGCCTTCGATGGCACTGTCCTCACTGGCTGCTGGGAACCTGCCAGAAGCCCGGTCCAGAAGATCCCGTGTGCCTACCCACTCACCTACCCGACAACGAGGCCTCAAGCCCATGCCCGCCAGCTACCCTGTCAGAGATGGCTGCCTTCTACCAGGAACTGAACACGCCCACCCAAGGCCACACAGTCACCCGCCAGCTGATGAATAAACTCCTGCTGTTCTCCGTTCGAGAGGTGGACCACCGTGGTGGCTGCCTGATACTCCAAGATACTGGCATCTCCTTGCTCATCCCACCAGGTAAGAGTCCCTTTCTCGATGGGGCCCTTCAGTCTCAGATGCAGCACACGCCTGTCCGGATGATGCCTTCCACAAAGGCACTGCACCTAAGGGAGCATCCTTCGGCGGCAGCTTCATAATGCTGAATTTTAGGATCACTTCCTTGATGCCAGTAAAACTATGACTCTATTGACTCCAGAGGGCGGGGCGTATTCCACATGCTTTTTGATGACTCCCTGGCGCATGGAAGCAAGTGGAAGCCCCCCCTAGTTCTAACAGAATGATAATGCCAATTGCCCAGTCAATGTAATAAAGAGCACAATGTAGCAAATTCACACAGTGCATTGCAGGGCTGGGGTGAGGGCGGGGCAGCCTTTCTGGGAGGCGGTGATTTCCTCAAGTGGACACCACAAGTCAGCTCATAGACATCTTGCTCCCATTCCATATTGCCTCCCTGTGCCCCCTGCTGAGAGCACTCTCTTAGGcccttgtccatgttccctcccaCCCTGCATCCTCCTGCAAGGGGAGGATGGTTTTGCCAAACTCCTTCAGGCTCTCCGTTTCCCCAGGTGCTGTGCCCATGGGCCGCCAGGAGCGAGTGTCTCTGGTCCTGGTTTGGGATCTGTCAGATGCCCCATCACTGTCCAAGAACCAGGGGCTGGTGAGCCCTGTGGTGGCCTGTGGGCCCCACGGGGCCACCTTCTTGAAGCCCTGTACCCTGACATTCAAGCACTGTGCCCAGCAGCCCAGCCAGGCCCGTACCTACAGCAGCAACACGAGCCTGCTGGACGTCAAGGCCTGGAGGGCCCTGGGGCGGCCAGGGGCCTACACCTCCCGAGATGAATGTCGAATCCCCCTCTCCCACTTCAGGTAGGTCCCTGCCCCTGGCCTATCTCCCTGTCCCTATCCCTCTGGTGTGGTCTCCTCTGTTCCTTTTCTGCCTGCCTACTCCAACCTCATTGTGTTCCACAGCAATGCTACTTTATGGGATGGTTTGCCAGTCCTTTGTGCCCAAGTGCCTCTCTCCGGTCCCTCTCTCCAGGGCGGTGTATCTCCCAGCTGTTGCTCTACTTGCCCAGGAGTGTCTGGCTCAGCCCGTGTTCCTTCTAACCACCCTCTATCCCGTGTCTGCCCTCCATCTCCTTGTGTTTCTAGGACCTCCTGTCTCCCAGACTTCTTGCCATCCCATTGATGAGGCCAGGGCCATGAGTGGCATTAGTCTCAAGTGTGGCaactctgccccaccttccctggcTGACAGTACTCACTGACTCCCCATCCCACTTCATGATGATGATGACTCTTTCATCGTCCCCTTCGACCACCCCACTCCACCTTCTCTTTACTCACTGGGGTTGCTCTCCTCATCTCCCTggacaccccacaccccctgggCCCCCAGCAAGTAGAGAGTTGGGCGGTAGGGTGCTTGAGCCCAAGGGCGCCCAAGCCCAGGCCTCCTCAGCTCGACTCCTCATGTCTCCCTCCGCAGCCTCTACACCTGCGTGCTGGAGGCGCCAGTGGGGCGTCAGGGCCGCAAGTGGCTGCAGCTGGCCGTGTTCTGTTCCCCCCTGGCGCCGGGGCAGTCCCACCTGCAGCTGCGCATCTACTTCCTGAATAACACCCCCTGCGCCCTGCAGTGGGCCATCACCAATGAGCAGCCCCACGGTGGGCGCCTGCGCGGGCCCtgccagctctttgacttcaccgGAGTCCGCGGAGACCAGTGCCTGAAACTCAAGTACATCTCTGAGGGTGAGGGAGGCGGAGTTCTGGGGGAGAGGATCAGGGGGAGCCCCATGAAATCCAAGAATCCTCCTTTCCTCCCCAGACTCCTGGGCAGGCAGCAACTCCAAAGCAAAACCTTGTAACATCCGCTGGCGTCTCTAGGGCACCTCAGGCTGTGTCCACTTTCTGCTGCTGCCTTCTAGGTCCTTGGCCCCTGGggagaggtgggagtggggagcagaaCTGATCCACACGCCTTGCAGGAGCAGAGGAGGCCCAGAGAGGCCATTGTTACTGGCCAACCTGGATGGGGCTGGTGTTGGGAACAGGGGCTGGTGTTGGGCCCCTCCCCTTTATAGGCTGGCAGCTGGAATTGCCCTTGGGCTGTGCATGGGGGGAAGTGAGGGTATATGTCAGGCCGGCGAAGGAAGACCATTAAAAAATGGGGTCCCCTGTCTGGGCTCTGGGGACTCATGTCCATCTGAGACCCCCTTCCCTCTCTGGCACCTCATCCCTCCTGCCGGAGGACCACAGAACAGGTCCTTCTGGGATGTCTGTGGACGGCTCTGCTCTCTGAAGCCccttttcccccccgcccctttCTCCCCAGGTTGGGAGAATGTGGACGATAGCAGTTGCCAGCTGGTTCCCCATCTCCACATCTGGCACGGAAAATGCCCCTTCCGTTCCTTCTGCTTCCGGAAAAAAGGTAGCGCTGGGATTCCATGCCCACTTCCAGCCTACTCCCCTCCCGGGAACCCTGAGCTCGCAGCCCCGCCCATGGCCTTGCACACCCACGGAGAAAACACGGAGCTGCCTCTCAGGTTTCCAATGATACCACACCTTCCCTTAAAGTCACCCGCTCGCTCGCCGGCCCTTTCATCTTGCTCACCTGCCTTGCTCTCACCTCCGCGGCCTTCCCTCCGCAGCCAATGAGAGTGAGGACTGCTCGGCACTAACCAATGAGATCATTGTCACCATGCACACCTTCCAGGATGTGAGTAGGAGCTGGGCGCAGAGGAAGGGTGGGGCCTCGGGGTGTCCTGGCCAAAGAGGCGGGGCCTGGGTGCTTGTCTGCTTTCTGCTGctgcgccccacccccaccccaagagaaGCTATGAGGCCATCTAAGTTGAGAATCTTTGGGGGACCTGAGGGTCCACGTTAGACAGACCCCCTCATGGCCTCACTTGAGGCTGGGGGCAggatgggggggcagggaggaggcacAGGCGCCTGAGTCATGTCTATTCTTCAGTGACCACTTCCTGACCCTACCCAGGGCCTCTCCTGGTTTCTTAGGACGCACCCCATTTGACTTTCCTGATTCAGTTTCTAAAAGGGGTGTTGTGATTGTTAGGTGTGGTCCAATagcgatcctgtgcacaacagaacgaaacccagacctgccctgcgccatcctcacagtggctatacttgaccccattgttgcagccaccgtgtcaatccgtcCTGTCAAGGgctttcctcctttttgctgacctTGTACTTGGTCGGGTGCTTGCTGCTCTTTGGAAAACGTGTCAAAAATCTGTGAGCCAAAGCCTCACCGTCACCGGCTTCTAAGGGGAGGGCTGGATGGGTACATGGAAGACTGCAGGCGGGGAAGCAGGGGACAAAGAGTTCTGGGTGGGAAAGGGCTGTGTCCCTGGCAAAGTGGCCCAGGGGTGAGAGGCTAAAGGAGAGACATGAGGAGTGGATGTGGGCGCCCCAGCTTCTTGCTTCAGGGCTATTTTAGGACCCTTCTGCCTGtccctctgtcccccagggctTGGAGACCAGGTACATGGAGATTGTCAGGTTCCAGGCATCTGAGGAGGAGTCCTGGGCAGCAGCCCCCCCAGTCTCCCAGCCTCCCCCATGCAACAGGTGAGGTTGCAGCAGCCCGAGCCCGTGGGAAGCTTGTGCCAACCCCcacgaagggggtggggtggggggaatgtggGAGCACCAGCCTGGGTCGCCGTGACCGTCCCCTCTGAGAACACCAGTGTCCCTCTGCCCCAGGCTGCCCCCAGAGCTCTTTGAGCAGctgcagatgctgctggaaccgAACAGCATCACGGGCAATGACTGGCGCCGCCTGGCCTCCCACCTGGGGCTCTGTGGCATGAAAATCCGGTAAGAAGGGGCGtaaatggaagagggggagggtgGGTTCTTCGTGACACCCTAGGGACTGGCCCAGGCAAGGGAATGACTTAAAAGTCAGAGCCTGACTGCTCCTTGTGCCCCCCTTTCTGTAAAAGCACACTGTTTCTGTCAGTCACAGCATCCCCAGTACCTGCTGTGATCCATGGTACAGAGTAGGTGTCAGCGAGTATTGTAAATGGGAGCAGAGAAACCTGCCTGCTTGTGAGTGTTTGGCACGCGAACTGCTCACGAGAGATCAGCCACAATGGGCACAATGTAGGCATGCTCCCTTTTAAGGGGCCTAAGAAATCAGAGAATCATTCTGAGCTGAGCCCTGGGGGTCCCAGATTCTGAGTGCTATTGTGAGGGAAGATTTCCCCTGGGAGATGGAGCTAGAGGGCTGCATCCCAAAGACAGGGCAGAATTCAAGACCACCCGTTCAGCACACATTTAGCAAGCACCTACTGTGTTCCGAAAATGGTGCGGCTCTACTGAGAGATGAGATCCATGAGGCATGGCGCCTGCCTCTGGGAGCTGCTAGCAGGGAGGCATCAACTACTGCCTTGAGTTGATCCGCAGAGGAGACCCTCCCCCATGGGGCATTTGGGGAATGccccctttatggaagcagaatgcctTGGATTCCCCCTTGGGGCTCGAACGGCTGACCACTTAGAACAAAGAGCTTTTCTCTGTGCGGCCCCCAGGCCTTCTCCAGAGAGGGTCACAGAGGGGTTGAAAGCATGAAGGCACCTATAAAGGATCCTGGGCACCCATGGGGCTGCGTGAGATCTGAAAGGTCAggtgttcaaaatcaccagtcgctTCTCGGTAGGAAGATGGGGACTTCTCCCgtacagagtctcagaaacccacagcgacaGTGTTCCcccgccctatggggtcactctgactTGGCATGGACATGATGGTGGTGAGCCtttgtttcccttttcttctctggtcCCCTGTACCTTACTGGTCATAGCAACCGGGCACGACAAGTTGTAAGCAGAGACACGGAGGATAGCTGAAAGTTAGACTGGGAAAGAACCGTGGGAGCTGTCGCCTGAAGTCACCATGGCACAGGGGAGCACAGAACGGTCCCTTCCACGTGCGGGGTCCGGGGAGTGGGAGCTAGAAAGGTCGGCAGGGACAGGGAGCAGGGAGAAGGACAGATCAGCAGCAAAGGTGGCTGGGGTGCAAGGCGGGAAGGGCCAGGCCTGAGGAAGGTTCTGGCTGGGAGGAGGGATGATGGTGGAATTCAGGTGGGTGCGGGGTGGTGTGGAAGGGGGAGGCACAGAGAACAGGGGAGATTCCAGGAAGGCTTTGAGCAGGAGGGTTTGTGATCAAAGCCATGGTTGAGCGCATCTCAGGATGCTGTGGcccggggttgggggttggggaaggAAAGGAGTTAGGAAGGAGACCAGCGGTGGGGCTGGCGGGTTGGGGCAGGTGGAGAAAGGCCACCCCAGAAAGTGACAGCTGGACACAGGTGGACACAACCTGAACATCCTCTCAGCCAGGCCCTCTGTCCCGGAAGAGGCAGCGGAGGCACGGAGAGGCACGGGGATTTGTCTCTTAGCCCCTGGGACAGACGTCCTGTTGTAAACCCTGGGCTCTTCTAGGTCTCGCGCCTCCCTTCCCTAGGAGGGAAGTCAGGTGGGTGGGGACACAAGAGCTCAGATCCTGGAGTTGCTGAGCTAACCATGCGCGGGAGCAGACCCCCAGGACGTCACAGTATTGGTGCTGAGAGAGGAGGGCCCTTCCCGGCCGGCTCCTGcatcctctctctcttcttttcccaATGCCTCTCCCATCAGATTCCTGTCCTGCCAGCGCAGCCCCGCAGCCGCCATCCTGGAGCTGTTTCAGGAGCAGAACGGGAGCCTGCAGGAGCTGCACTACCTCATGACCTCCATGGAGAGGCTGGACTGCGCCTCCGCCATCCAGAACTACCTGAGCGGGAAGCTGGCTGGCAGCCCGGCCCCTTCTCCAGGGCTCGCCCAGGATAACCAGGGTCTGGAGCTGGACGAGAAGCTCTGAGCTCCTTCCcagagggagggcagggcagagtggGGGCCTGTGGGACACCCCACATCTAAGAAGGACACAACAGCCCTTCGTGGCTGTGCCTGTGGACCTCAGCAGAAGAACCTTGAGCTACGGTGTGCAAAGGGAGGGCCACTGCCAGCCTCTCCCAGGCAGCCCTCCTTCTGAGTGCAGGCAGATCCCCGGCTGGTCGGCAGGGGGCGCAGGAGCCCAGGAGATGGCCATAGATGGCTAACCTCCTGGAGCTATCTCCTGGACTGGATGGACAGGCCAGGCGGGTGACACCCTAGTTGGCACTCCTTAGGGGAGGAGTGTTCAGCCCACAAATGTACGCTGAGCGCTTCGTGCATACCCGGCGTTGGCCTGGGTAGTTCATGGAATTCTGGATTCTATGAGATGGGGGCAGGTGTACACTTCTGGGGAGTACAGATTTGCCCATAGGAGCTGAGGGCAGACCCTAGAACACAGCACGTTACCTCGTTACCTCGTGTTTAAAGGATTTACCTCGCAGGCTTGAGGGGCTGAgaagggagaaagctgagtgtgGCCTGAAGCTGTGAGAAGACTTCAGGCCAGATGTTGGaggccgggtgggggtgggggtgctgtggaCATGTAAGAAATGGTTCTGAGATCTTTGGGAAGGTGAGGGTGAAAGACAGGCTTAActaggagctgaagtgagcaggtAGTGTTGGTAGCGGCTCCCTGGGTGGAGATGAGACCAGGACAAGCGTGTGCAGCCAGACCTGAGGGCAGGTCATTATACCAGGCTGTCCGCTTCGGTCTCCTTGGCCTACCTGTGTCTCCTTagtctcctgcttgggtcttgTGTTCCACCACCTCTGCCATTAACTCGATCATAAAGCATGATGGAAGCAGAAAAGAAAGGTAAAATTATCATTCTAGCCTTACCTTTTTATCTCGTTAACTCGAATGGACTGACTCTAAGCCTCTGATTTGTCTCTTTCTGTTGCTacccctgctctctctctctccccccaaagCTCCACGTGTCTCTCTGTTACTGGGTGCTCtggtctctttttttcccctctacttGGTTATGATGTCTTGTGCTTATGTATTGCCTTCTCAGAAATCCAGGCATTATCCTCAGGCCGAATGTCTCCAAGCCAGTGGTGTACACCACAGGCTATTGACAAAGATGAGCCTCCTCTGGGATTGGATGGGTAGGTTGTTGAGTTTCCTCCCAGTGGGCGACATCTGATTTAGGATCAGAAAAAGAAAGCCAGGGATTAGAGAATCCCCATGGAATCCACAGGTATTATTCAGCACCTACTATGTGTTACACATTGTCTAGAACAGAAGCTCGGTAGACTGGATCCTGAAAGGAGAGCCAAGGTCGTGGACGCAATTCTAGCAACTCAGTGGTGTGCAGAGGCAGAGTTAATTGGCTCAAGGGCAGGCAAACAGTCTGTCTGGCAACACAGTTTGCTCCTGtatgtatttaattaaagaaTATTAAAGCCTTTTCTATGATGAGCCATATTGTATAATAAAATATGAACATCACCTCTCTTGGTTACTAACGGTTTCTGGCTGAGATTGATAAAATTTGATGTGGGTATGAATGGTTTCATGGCGTAAAATTGCACCGATGGGTGAAGGTTAGAGGGAAGGGTTTTGTAGATGTTGTTTCCAGTATGAAAATAAGGGTTGTTCAGGTCAATGGAAGACATGATGCAATAGAAGTTGAGCAGATTGTCAAGGGGCAGCTTGAAAAGACGGAGTGAAGTGTGCCATGAAACCTACGCAGAAGGGTTAGAATTCTAAAAGAGAAGGACCTAGTCGCCATTGccatttctcaagttgaaagaactgaaggggaccctcccccccaaaaataacCCAGGTATCAATTTGCCATGATGATGGATTCTTTAGGAAAAAACATGGGATGGCAGGGGAAAGCAACAAAAGATAAAGGAATacgcagagtcactgtaccaagaacAATCCGCTGAAACTCAACCCTTTCCAGAGGTAGCCTGTGATCAAGCACTGAGGGCGCCCAAGGAGCAGATGGAATGCCAGAGATTCAATTCCTTCTGTTAGAGTAAGTCTTCAGAAGCTGGGCCTTTGGCCTGCCCTCCTTTAGCTTACTTATCCTTTGCTACCATTCTCCTAATCCTCCCAACCCAGCAGGGGCCGCTCTATGTGGGTGCATGGATCTTTCCTCTCTTCACTTGATTCAGGGTTCAGTCACTGCGATGACCTTTGTTCTTCTTAATACTAGCGCCATCTCGTCTCCAAGTCAGTCAAAAGCATCTTTAGAACAGGTTAGTCATTTTAGCTCATCTGGGATTGTGAATGGAAGCTTTGGAGGCTCCTGTGATGTCACAGAAAGCTTTTTAGCCCTCTTCCCAACTATTCCGAAGGGACTCCCGGTGCCCCACGGAGGAGGCTtgggactcactgccattgagccgatttgactcatagcaaggacagcggagaactgcccTGGGTCCTGAGATGGCGAATCTTTACaggatagaaagtctcatctttctcctgaagaacggctgaccttgtggctggcagcccaactACTCTTGGGGAGAAAGTGACAGGCTGTATGATTCCTGTACCAGGGACCCTTCCTTTTTCAAATCTAAAAATATAATCCAACCAGCATgtatttctgtgtgtgtatgtatatgggtGTGTACATAtgggtgtgtgtatatacatgtaaTAAATACACAAGTAGATATCCTCGGGCCAGCTGTGTTCTTTCTCTGCAACAGTGCACAGAATGAAAGATGTACCCTCAGGGAGTCTCTAGCAGGATCACATCATTCCAACAGTCTCTTTATTAAAGGATATTGGAGGAGAAATAATAACTTGGAAGCCTGGGCAATAGATTTGATGTAAAGGTACTAGATGTAAAGCCTTAAGCCATGCTGTAGAGCCAGCCCACAGGGAACACCggtattgctgctgctgctgctgccgctcaGCACTTAGAGAGCAGGTGTCAGCAGTTGAGCTGAGCTGAGCTGTCAGGTGTCACACTAGCCTATGAAGACAAGTCAAATGAAAGGAAGAGTCAAGTCTCTCATCATTTACTGTGAAAGTTTAAGCAAGGAGCGTGCTGACTTCCCCCTGTTCAAAATTGGAACCCATGGGATGGTTCCTGGTGAGGGTCAGGAGACTCGGAGTCCTTGCGGGGACTCAGGAGGGCTTGTTTCATTGCCACGGGAGCAGAACAACAGGTTGCTGTGGTTTGATGGGCCTTCAGATGataggaaggctaggggagggaaAGTATATTGCAATAGGACCCGCCCACCACCCACCCTCAAGTTAAAGGATGACATCTTCAACAAGTGGACTTCTGGACAAGTTACATTCACAGGTACCAGGAGTGGCTCAGGACCTCAACATCTGTTTTTGGACATACTTCAACCGGTGACACCAACCTTCAGGCTCTGTCCACAAAGCATGGCTGGACACATTCCCCAGGACCGCTCCTGTGCCTGTGTACCCAATGTGATTCTGTAACCCGGGATCAGACCTTGACCAATTTCACAGGCATAAGTACACAGCAAAAGCTTGCCCACGGTGGTGAACTGGTACAGTGACTATCCTCTTGAGCCCTCACGACGCCTCCCCACATGGCCAAGATGGCATCAAAAGGTGGTCATCACCATGCCAGAGTCCTAAGGGTGCGGTGGTCAGCTTGAATCTATCCAGTGGCCTTGAGGCAGGAAGACCAACAGTGACACTCTGgcaacagggtcgctgtgagtcgatgCCACGTAACAACAGCAAGCTTAAGTTGATTTGCCCCTTCACAGatttgattaaaaagaaagaaaaaacttggTCTGTGAAATACAAAAATCTGAGAGTCATCTTTAAAGAGACCTTTCATTCCCATTCATACTTGTTTTGAGCTTGGCAAAGTCTGTCCATCCCCCACTTTGCATGTATCCTACTGTGTAGGAGTGTTCACGATTGGGCTGGTCCTTCGTGCATTTTCTTATCTTGAGCTCATCTCTCTCTTGCTGGTGGTTTTTTTTCCAGGCGATGTTGGTTTCTTGTTCATGGAGCTACAAAAAACCTGGCCAACCCCAAGCCGATACCAACACTAGCTGGTTAATGTTACACCGTCGTGAAGACAGTAGCCCAAGGTCAAGAATATGCTTCACATGAGCCAATAACCTTCTGTTGGAAATCGATATACAAACCTAATGCAGCCAGAGAATTAAGAACAATATTTGGGAAATGCTGGCACGGTTAAGGGTATTGTTGTCTGGTGCTGTGaagttggttctgagtcatagtgcGTGTCCCTGTGTGCAGCGCAACAAAACACTTCCCGGTCCTACGCCAAtagcacaattgttcttatgtttgagcccgctgTTGCGGCCACTGACTGTGTTAATCCTTCTTGTCCTCCGCCTTTTCACTGCCTCGCTACCAAGtgggatgtccttctgcagggactagtctctccaaggtttgtgagacaaagtctcaccaccattGCCTCaagggatcattctggctgtacttatcccAAGACACGTTTGTCTTTGGCCGTGCGTGATGCAGTCCACAGTCTGCTCCAACACCGTCTTTCAGATGCATAGGttcgtcttcagtcttccttcttcaaggtccaactttcacaagcataggaggcagtggaaaataccatggcttggattaggCACATGTTAATCCTCAGTGcttttcaacattaaaaaaaatcactttattgggggctcgtacaactcttatcacagtctgtccatccatccatccatccatccatccatccatccatccatccatccatccatgtgtcaagcacatttgtacatatgctgccatcatcattttcaaaacattttctttctacttgaacccttggtatcttctcatccccttctctcatgaacccttgataatttataaattaatatttttttcatgtacactgaccactgtttccttcacccacttttctggtgtccaaccccccagggagggggttatatgtagatccttgtgttatatgtagatcggttccccctttatccccacaccttccccttcccttcttggtattgctattctcattattggtcctgaggggtttatctgtcctggattccctgtgtttccagctcttatctgtacccacatacacgctctggtctagccagatttgtaaagtataattggggtcatgatagtggggggtggggaagcagtaAAGAATTTGGTTGTAGAGCGTTCTCTTTCCACTTCAACAACACCCCAATTTCCTTCTAGGAATCATCTTTCCCTGCTGGGAGGAAGAACGTACCAAAGGACAGATCATTTTTCTCCTGCCTTTGGGTCAACCAGGAGGCTGGGACATGATCTATGGTACCCTCATGCCAGTGAGCCCTAGATTAAAGCTATATGGAATGGCTTGTAGCTTCTCACAGCTGAGGAGGTCTGCTTGCTTATCGGGCTTTTCTATCTGAATCTTGGGTGGGGTTCTTCTGTCCAGCTTGCCTGGGGGGGCTCTCCAAACTTCTTAAGGATTTGATGAGCCCTGAGACCTGCCTAGAAAATGCCTTTTTGGCTTACATTTGCCATAATTTGGTTCTCTTGACTAACATTGCTTGACTATCCTATTTCATgtatgtttttccttctctagTGCTGTGTAACTAATACTAGGTCGGTCTTGTCAGCTCTGTTGAGGTGACCTTTACTCACTGTGATTCCCAGTGTTCTGGATCAGAACTACGTTCTACCAAGTTCCCCCCGAATTTTCTTCCATGCAGTTATGGAGAGAATTGTCAATCTTGACATTAGCATCTGGTTCAAACCACTTGTCCCAATCTTCTGCTCCACCCAGTGGCTCAAAATAAGGTGCCATTCATTATCTTTCATGGATTCTTGGGTCAGAAATTCAAGAGCACTTTTTGGCTCAGCGTCTCTCATGAGATTGTGATCATCTGAAAGCTGCACTAGGGCTCAGTGTGGTGCAGTGCATTAGTTCACATGGCCCTTCCAGTCAGTCATTGCCTTTGTGACTCCCATGCAATGATTGGGTGAGGCTATGCAAATAAGTGCTTTTGACCCACCAATGGGATTGGACAGTCTATAAATAATGCAAATAAGTTATGCCAATATCTTGCAGAGGTGTGACCAGGTAAATA harbors:
- the UNC5CL gene encoding UNC5C-like protein gives rise to the protein MYPQENSFQPLQFLLLVGVPVASVLLLAQCLRWHCPHWLLGTCQKPGPEDPVCLPTHLPDNEASSPCPPATLSEMAAFYQELNTPTQGHTVTRQLMNKLLLFSVREVDHRGGCLILQDTGISLLIPPGAVPMGRQERVSLVLVWDLSDAPSLSKNQGLVSPVVACGPHGATFLKPCTLTFKHCAQQPSQARTYSSNTSLLDVKAWRALGRPGAYTSRDECRIPLSHFSLYTCVLEAPVGRQGRKWLQLAVFCSPLAPGQSHLQLRIYFLNNTPCALQWAITNEQPHGGRLRGPCQLFDFTGVRGDQCLKLKYISEGWENVDDSSCQLVPHLHIWHGKCPFRSFCFRKKGTNESEDCSALTNEIIVTMHTFQDGLETRYMEIVRFQASEEESWAAAPPVSQPPPCNRLPPELFEQLQMLLEPNSITGNDWRRLASHLGLCGMKIRFLSCQRSPAAAILELFQEQNGSLQELHYLMTSMERLDCASAIQNYLSGKLAGSPAPSPGLAQDNQGLELDEKL